Below is a window of Neodiprion virginianus isolate iyNeoVirg1 chromosome 4, iyNeoVirg1.1, whole genome shotgun sequence DNA.
CAGATGAATGCGCAAGACATTCCACTGGCCGTAAAGATTTGACTCGACACTTTTTTTACTAGTACAGTTtcgcaaaaaattataaggTCTCGATAGGCTGCGTTTATTGAAGATTAGAAGGAGATAGTCGCCGTTTTGTTACCGGCACCCCGTGATATTTACCTTAGGGCGATCTATTTTTGAATCTCTGGCGTAGAAATTGACAATTTCAGAATAAAGTAATGCCAGTTCAGATTCATTTCGTACGAtttttaatatgatttaacGGTGTTCACGAgtattgtaatttatttctgaTAACTTGCTATCTACGTACTGAAGGTTCAAGAAATCGGTTTGATGGGTaaatttacatgaaaatatctACGAAGTCATTGTCAGCGTGCTCGGCCGTACGCGCATAAAATCTGAATGGTCAATCGCGTTTTCAAATACTTGATGACAGAGGGAATGTGTTGATTTTCCGCGGAAATTCTCGCACTCGAATTGTCCGCATTGTTGACTGTAGATATTACAGCTCATTGTTAAATAATGTctgtaaaatgaatttaacTATCAAACAGTTCATTTTTATTGAGATTTCAGATTTGCCGTGAAAGATTCACATTTCTATTCACCCAAATTAAtggcaaaaaaatatgattctaCACAAAATTTATGGTCTATATACTTacacaaaattaatttcatttacataaaaaaattttcaagcacCACTGTCTAAATCCAGTTCTATAAGTATTGAACAGGGTGGGCAATATGTCAAACTATCATGAAACTCCAAAATTAAACCAACATTTtgtattgaattttgtttcagtATTCATTCTTAcctaaaaaatcaaaatactCTCAACGATTTCACTTGCTACAAAAGATTGATGTGAGAATCTTATTTGTCTGATACTTGATTTTACCgagaaatattcaattcaaaCATATATATTCACGTGAATTTTCGATTAATCAATGTTGATCTAAGAGATTTCAAATAACACATGGTGTATAAAAAGATGTAATAATGCAATACTATGCCATAATTTCATCATTATGAACTCTCAGATAACTagattttgtcattttttagaaatttatcACATCGgaattcaatattattgtgAGGTACATATTCTAAAACCTATTGGGAAGAATGAGATGGAAGGAAAAGATCCGCGCGTTTGTTCAAAGATCAACATAATTACAGATAACCTCGTTATCTAAAGTTAAACAGGACCAGCTTAGAGgttaataattgaaaatataactTTATTTACGTTTAGTACTTAAAGTTAAATGGCTAAGCAACATTTCATGGAAGTTGTGCCTTTCTTTTTTACAGATAATATCAACTACGCATCTTACGACCAATTCtttctataataattgcaTGCCGTATCTAAACTTCAGTATGATGcagttgtaaaaaatataacatatcCAAGTTATATGATAATAAACTATCAACGTGAAACAAGTGGATAAAATGTATGTTACAACATTTGAATACTACTTTCTTCTCTTGTTGGTACTTGTACCTGTACACTTATTCTTTAAGCTTTGGTCTTGGCTAGGCTGggaattatttatcaataattaatGTTGTAGAAGatccaaataaataataaagctaTAATGATTGCTCTTTTCTATATATTATTCTAATATTACCCTTAAGTTCTGACCTTCGTATCCAGAGCCCTATCACCAATAATGAtggttgtatatttttttttacttttattgtaAAAAGTATTTCCTAATTGTGTCTATGTTATAGTTTGTATGTATGATTTGCATTGATGATATGTTACCTGTTGTGGtcaaaaaatctgtttcatgTTTCAATTAAGTATGCCTGTATCAAAATTggttaaatttcaaacaagaaAAGCGCTCTTTCTTGACGATGTGCAGAAGACACGCGTGGCGCGTACATGCGAGACTAGTATgcgaaaattggaaaacattAATGTCTATTTATCGCAATACACATCtgtgaaaaaatctaaaaaatcTAGGGAACCATTTGAATCCGTGATCAGTGATCACTGAATCTGACTAAATTGAAGAATTCAACACATGTGTATTCAGGTAAACATTTCTCAGGTATCTTAAACTTGACGATGAAAGGTCTCATACATGAAAGTATAGTGTTTGCTACAGAAAATCTACCTGCCAATCTGCAATCTACAAAATTGTCATGTTTTCCTCGATAAACCTGAAACCAGTAGTCAGAGTAGAGTTAATAGCCAAAAATGCAGAACTTTTGGTACACAGGATAATGTGATAGAGTTTAACACACATCATTTTAtgattgtattatttttcccaGACATTTGCTGAAATTTTGATTGTTAATCCTCACTGCCGCATTGTGAACGATGGTAGTGCATTCAGCTAACTCTGTCCGCTAACTTCGATGTAATGTTTTTTGGGCCTGGTTATATAGAGTCCTTTATGATTAAGCTATTGTTTGAGATGATTGAGTTTCGTGGGCTGCAACCTTTGACAAACTTGTGGTCCTTCTACTCAATTTGTGCAAACTCATGTCTAAAAGTTTAACAGAATAGTGGAACAACAGTATCACAATAATATTCGTCAGAATATTAGAGTTTATCTGATATTAAAAGTTCATCTAAACCCATTCGCCCCTGATGCCTCCAAATTCGAAATCGGGCGATGTCCTTTCTGGTCACCATTCCAATCACCTGAAATACACAGTCACGCCAACGTATGATTTCGATATTCAATTACCACATTACATGAGTACTCTTGATTAATCCAAAATTACCACTcacgataatttttcatttattcgatATTTTACTTAGTCCAATTCaacataataaattatataaataacaaTGATGTTTTCAACCAAGTTACCTGTTTTCCGCATTTACTTTTAAATGCCAGTCATCAAATTGTTTTCATGCACACACCCGTTACGTAGGGGTTCTTGATTGGCCAAGTATAGTTTTTTGGTTACATGTGGCATTACCAACATATGGACAATTTTTCGCAAAGCATTTCAAGAACTTTGAGTGTTCGATTACagaatatacataatatgtaGGCTTACCTCATTTGTATCATTGACTATTGGTAGGTGGCGCAGTCCCAAGGCCCTGAAGAGCCTGAATACCCGTGGTAAAGTGGCAGACTGAAATGATAACATTTATTTGGAATGTTTTGTTGACTGacattgttgttattatctaTTTTACTTGATACAGTTCTTAGTCCAAGTTATACGCAGTGGTGTAGTTATCATAAACAGTaactattatttataaaaataaaaatagaagcATCAACTAATGTTCAAAGTGacaaaaacaattataataaaaacaacagcAAATGATTAAATGCAATAAATTTATGATCAATCTCAATTTTAGAATTAGTAgcaaaagtaaataaataatggaaAACACAACTTGTCATGTATATCGTCCGTTAATTTGGAAAACAAGTTGatatcaagttttttttaagaaGGTTGGCTACTAAAAACTGAAGTGATGAGATATCGGTTGAAGTCATGCAGGATATAGATGTAGTGTTCGGCTATTATTTTCTAGAGTTTGGAAAAGTTGACCtaaatggttaaaaaaaaaacgctgtAGGCCAATTTTCCATTGTTAACGGAACCAACTTGTCCAAAACAAAGCCGTTCACATGCTGTGTGCATGTGTATGTACTTGCAGCATACACCTTGATGCATGCAAAACGATTAGGATCAGAGAATCGTAAAATATTCTTACATGTTGAACTGTATACGGTGATGGATTCATAAAGGGTCGTAAATCCATATTGTAGGTTTTTTCGTCTGCAGTAACGTTGACATGGTCAATAGTAGAATATCGAGGATACTCGCTTCTGAACATTTCGATGTTCAGAAATTCATCCCAATATTCACTGTATtcattgtatattttattctgtAGTAAAACAATTAGCTGAGATCGCAAAATCAAGCCTCTGAACCGCCCGTAGGAATTTATTTCTTCCTGAAATACACATTTAAAtatcatacatataataaaatgaagtAGCTTCAGACTTGTTTATAAATACTGTCAATTATGTGCTTGAGATTCCATGATTTTGTTTCATAGAAATCAGACTTATCATCGTAACAACCACTGCTGAACAGATTTCTCAAGTATCTGAACATGTTTACCTTTTACTACGAATTTATTGGTTGTTGGCACGCTCGAATTATTTGTATCCAAGGATTTCGTCAAGAGTGGTTAAGAGAATTAAAAATCGTGTTATGGGCTAATCTAAAATGggttattttttacttttttatctCATTAGGCCTTAGGGATTTACATTTTCTTACCAAATGATTCTTCAGTTTTTTAAGATTTCATTGGGTTATCTGCAATACAAATGTAGTGCACCCATGTTTTTCAAAAGATTCTTATTCTGTTAATATTGATGCTCTAAGCATAGTTTATCCTATTTGATGTGAAAAATGAGTAAACAgctaaaaattaattttctacagTTTAATGTAAAAGCAaagtttctttcatttttagcTTAAAACCATAAACTGCCTAAGACGTATCGATatggaagaataaaaaaatctgagaaCTGATTGATTCTTCAAATgtacaattttgtaaacaGAATTTTAGAGAATTACTTATTTTCAGTTCACTATTGACATCTAAAAATTTAgttaaaagattttttttcatacctgaTCACTCGTTGGTGGGTCAACAACAGGAAATCCGTTAAATGAAACACATTTCAGAAGCTCGACTATATGGCCGACgttttcaacagttttcaGTGTAACCACAGGATGACTCATTATTTCACTTGCATAAATATTGTTTGATAACGGTGGTGGTTCCCATGGTAATATGGGTACTCCGGTCATTTGTATGTGAATATCGTAGATACCCTGTGTTCATAAACTGTTTCATTACCATATTCAAAACTGTGTCGATCTTATTGCAAATGAGAAAGTtagataaatatttaaattgttCCTATTGTTGGTGACAATGTTTAATATGATTCATGAAAAGTTATTTCATATCAGTAACAATATTGCACACACTAATTTCAATTACCTCAGTTATCAACAGTTTGACTATACAATTACTAGTATTGATAGTAGAAATTGACTCAATTGCCATAGTATTCAACCCTCACAATTTAACAAGTACATACCTCATTGAAGAAATCACCAACCCATTTGGCCATTAAGAGTACAATAATAAGTGGAAGACCAAAGAATATTCCATCAGTTGCCTCTATAAGAATTACGGTCAAGCTGATTGTCATTCTAACTACACCGCCAAGCTGAGCAGCTGCACCTAATAATGCATATTTTCTTGGATCAAAGATctcctaaaaaaaaagagtggTGTGGTTGAAGTTTGACAGTTTGAAATACGGAGTATAGTATAATCATGTGAAATTTCTTACACAGTTGGGCCACAACTTGGAAAGGCCGGATCCAACTAATCTACCCCAGGCAGCGCCAATCAAAAGTGAAGGGATGAAGAGACCACTCGACATAGAAAGACCGAAAGTGCAAGCAGCCAAGAGAAAGTACAAGATTACGAAGATAACCAGTGTTTCATCATTTTGGGAACCTGTGATGGATCAATTTTAAACTATAAATCGTATGGCTGAAAAATTGTACTTCGCATAGGACTTAATGTTATACTTTCGattaataaagtaaaaaacCACTTGATAAATTGACAATATTGATATTGAATCCTTATTAGTGCTGACATTGTTTcgttttgcataaaaaaattcctaatATCCAATAGTGTGGAGTaccggaaaatttttattttctccagATATTTGGAATAATTTCTAACGATATCACAAGGTTTTGCGTTTTGCGTATGGCAGGtaagttcaatatttttttttgtcacaaaCAGCGTaagtatttttaaaacatgtCCTGAAATCAATGTataagtaaaaatataaaaatcagaacAGTTGGAgcgtaatattattataagaTTATTTTTGTAAGACTTTTTAAGAATAGTCCTGTAGTCCTGATACTTTACTTGAGATTCAGAGCTAAGAAGCcacattatttaatattcccGAATATCACGcaatgaaaaacaaactgTTAAAAGCGGGTTTAAGAAGTATTGACTGTGTCTTGCTTACCTTTGGAATCATGAAACAGTGAGTTAACGCTACTTTCAGGAGTTTGAAACCAGAGAGCAGCAACTGCACTGTATTTTCCATCCTCACAATACATTTGAATAGGAAAATCCATAGAGAACTCTTCTGTACTCTTGCAATcatcaataaaataaatcatcaGGAATCCAAGGGTGGCACTCAGAACTGCTATAAACAAGGCTTCGAGCACTTTTATCCAATTCGTTTTTATAAACCGCAGCCGAAAGcatgaaattttgtaattgaCGTGATTCCAAAGTGCTCCAAGAACTCCCCCCAATGTTCCAATTATCATGAACAATGGTATTTCATAGAATTGATACGgtatttcatcaaattttccCAAGTTTATCAATCCTGGATAGGATAGTTCACCTGGATGTCCATGATATGCACTAAGAATTATGTTCATCGTAAAAGTTGTTATCATGCTAGCGAAAAAAGTTCTCCAGGTCAAACTTTGCTTAAAAAAACTGGTGCCTTCTTCGATACTAAACAACACGCCACCTACAGTAACACACAatagaattaattaattaattctgaGAACACAATAAGTATGTTACTTCAACTGTAGAAAGCAGAAATGTAGTACAATTATTGGAGAACATGCTTCATAGCTTCATTGGAAATAGACTTTTATCATGTGAGGCAGTGTGTTAGTAAATGATCATGCTTATGATAAGATGTTTGATTGGCAAATTGATTTGTCAAAAGCTTGATCAAATAAATCTACATGTATGAGACGGTCTGATACTTTTGTTAAGAATGCAACATCTAAAGTTTTGTACATGTAACAGTGAGAAAGCTTAATTTATAATACAGCTGAGTCTAAtcacaacaatttttttatgttatattAAAATGAAGTTCTAAGTGGTTGATAGATAAAAACAAACCGATTGGTGCTCCAAACGCTGCAGATACACCTGACGCTGCACCTCCTGATACAAAATCTCGTTTCTCGTGATCCTCTCGGAAATActtaaaaattccaaaatcttTTTTGAAAGTTGTACTTTTGCCTTGCGAAATGCCTGCCGCCACAACCGCTCCAGAATGTATCATTGGTCCCTCCTATAAAATGTAAGCATTATAATCCTGATGTATTAAAGATAATTGATTTTATATAAACTCTAACAGATTTAGGGTATTGCCTAGGATGTAATTTGGAAAATGCTGTGAAATTTAAGGAAATTATTTGCATTCAAAGAAAACATCACATTTCGCAAAAATTATAACACCAGTGAATCCAAAGGTAAGTTGAAATTACATATTTAACAGACAATATGCAATCTGAAGAATTGACTACTCCGATGCATTTCTGAAAATATggttgaatgaaatgaaatttttgcaactaTCAGAATATGTCAGATTCTATGTTGGGATTGTGGTGTTGTACAAAATTATTTGAGAATTACagattaaataaataaaattacaaattaattaaaaaaaagtacgatAAATTGCAAGattgagaattttcaaaattttctagtgtcctatgaaattttctgggcttctttttatatttcaaaattgtatttacTTCACTTATATGATTGAAATACTTTACCTTTCCTCCAGCTAGGCCACCAACCACAGTGCAAATGACCCCGATCATTTTTACAACTAACGTTTTGATTCGGACAACCCTTGGCACTTTAACTCCGTTCAAGTAGCATTTAATTTGTGGAATCCCACTGCCGGCTGCTACAGGTTCGACATATGCCACTAAGATAGAGCCTATTAAAACTGGTACTAAGTTCATGACTAGCCAGAGGAGATATGGCAACCATAAACAGTTTTGAGAAATGCATTGGTCAATACCTTTGTAATGCAGTCAAGGTCAATatataagtttgaaaaatgataatataaatttgtagCACTTACGAGTGttctattcatttttcaatgcaAATGGAACTGCCTAAAATATAATGGTATAGATTTCCATATCGTGCAGTGAATGGAAATTAGAATATAGTATATGTTTGCTGGAAAACAGCCACATTtccaaaaggaaaaaattaaatagaaaGATTTCTATTTcatagatataaaaaaaatgtgttaaCAAGGAATAATATAGCTCAAGTGGATTTCTCGTTAAATGTCTCTCTGATCTTAGTAGTTAAGTGT
It encodes the following:
- the LOC124303444 gene encoding H(+)/Cl(-) exchange transporter 7 isoform X2 produces the protein MEQDEPTVSNVTINDSVDFSTDDFDKLLKPPRNNFHSYLNEDVSVRFPRTRTNHNATLSSASECTNHMSFTRLSSEAILPGAMNYLSANYESLDYDTCENQLLLDEERKKGYKFVVKKNVARWFIFLLIGIFTALIACFVDISISEASKLKYNSLKKCIDQCISQNCLWLPYLLWLVMNLVPVLIGSILVAYVEPVAAGSGIPQIKCYLNGVKVPRVVRIKTLVVKMIGVICTVVGGLAGGKEGPMIHSGAVVAAGISQGKSTTFKKDFGIFKYFREDHEKRDFVSGGAASGVSAAFGAPIGGVLFSIEEGTSFFKQSLTWRTFFASMITTFTMNIILSAYHGHPGELSYPGLINLGKFDEIPYQFYEIPLFMIIGTLGGVLGALWNHVNYKISCFRLRFIKTNWIKVLEALFIAVLSATLGFLMIYFIDDCKSTEEFSMDFPIQMYCEDGKYSAVAALWFQTPESSVNSLFHDSKGSQNDETLVIFVILYFLLAACTFGLSMSSGLFIPSLLIGAAWGRLVGSGLSKLWPNCEIFDPRKYALLGAAAQLGGVVRMTISLTVILIEATDGIFFGLPLIIVLLMAKWVGDFFNEGIYDIHIQMTGVPILPWEPPPLSNNIYASEIMSHPVVTLKTVENVGHIVELLKCVSFNGFPVVDPPTSDQISP
- the LOC124303448 gene encoding phosphatidylinositol N-acetylglucosaminyltransferase subunit Y: MYVTTFEYYFLLLLVLVPVHLFFKLWSWLGWELFINN
- the LOC124303444 gene encoding H(+)/Cl(-) exchange transporter 7 isoform X1, with amino-acid sequence MEQDEPTVSNVTINDSVDFSTDDFDKLLKPPRNNFHSYLNEDVSVRFPRTRTNHNATLSSASECTNHMSFTRLSSEAILPGAMNYLSANYESLDYDTCENQLLLDEERKKGYKFVVKKNVARWFIFLLIGIFTALIACFVDISISEASKLKYNSLKKCIDQCISQNCLWLPYLLWLVMNLVPVLIGSILVAYVEPVAAGSGIPQIKCYLNGVKVPRVVRIKTLVVKMIGVICTVVGGLAGGKEGPMIHSGAVVAAGISQGKSTTFKKDFGIFKYFREDHEKRDFVSGGAASGVSAAFGAPIGGVLFSIEEGTSFFKQSLTWRTFFASMITTFTMNIILSAYHGHPGELSYPGLINLGKFDEIPYQFYEIPLFMIIGTLGGVLGALWNHVNYKISCFRLRFIKTNWIKVLEALFIAVLSATLGFLMIYFIDDCKSTEEFSMDFPIQMYCEDGKYSAVAALWFQTPESSVNSLFHDSKGSQNDETLVIFVILYFLLAACTFGLSMSSGLFIPSLLIGAAWGRLVGSGLSKLWPNCEIFDPRKYALLGAAAQLGGVVRMTISLTVILIEATDGIFFGLPLIIVLLMAKWVGDFFNEGIYDIHIQMTGVPILPWEPPPLSNNIYASEIMSHPVVTLKTVENVGHIVELLKCVSFNGFPVVDPPTSDQEEINSYGRFRGLILRSQLIVLLQNKIYNEYSEYWDEFLNIEMFRSEYPRYSTIDHVNVTADEKTYNMDLRPFMNPSPYTVQHSATLPRVFRLFRALGLRHLPIVNDTNEVIGMVTRKDIARFRIWRHQGRMGLDELLISDKL